GAAATGTTAGTTCCGTTTTCAGCAGATTCAATTAAACCATCAACAAAAATGAAACCAAAGTTTTTGAATTCATTATAAAGAATTTCGTCCTTTAAAATTGTGTTTAGCGCATTATCTTGATTAAAACCAGTAGCTACTGCAACCTGAGAGCCATCTGTCATAATTTGTCTATAAGAGTTAATTCGATCTTGGTCTGATTTTCCAGGACGTTTTCATAATCCGTTGTTTTCAGAAATGCTGTTATCACTAGCTTCTGGAACACTATAACCTTTATCACTAAAGAATTTTCTAATTCCGTTAAATGTGCTTTCAGAGAATGATTGGTCAGCTAATGTTGATCCAGCATCTGAAACAACTAATTGAACTGAAGATTGGAATGCCAATGAACTTCCACAAGAAGCTAGAGTAGCACTTACGATTGATAATGCTCCTGCTAGTCCTATGCTTTTTGTTATTTTTTTAGCTCTCGATTTAGATTTCATGTTTAATTGCTAATTTCCTCAAAAATTATATGTATCTAACTATATTATATTATGAAAGCTATAAAAGAAAATTATTAAAAATTTTTATAAATCTGGCTAACAAGATTTTATTTCTTAGACTTTATGATTGTTTTGTTATCAAAAGCACCCTTCAAACTGAATGCATCAGCATAATCAATTGAAGAATTATACGGCAATCCCATACCCAGTCTGTAGATTTCGACATCATGATCTGCTAATAATAATTGGATGTAATTAGCAGTAGTTTGTCCATCTTGGGTAAAGTTGGTAGCAATAATTATTTTTTTAATCTTTTCTTTATTAATACGATGGATTAATAAATCAAAATTAATTTCATCAATAATTTTTTTATTCTTACGTGATATTTCGTTGTTAAGAATAAAATATTTACCATTGTAAACTTTAGCTTCTTCAATGACATGTAAATCATCATAAAAGCTAACTATACAAAGCTCATCACTGTTTCTTGATTCGTCTAAACAAAGATTACAAACTGATCCCTTTGATCAACCCTGACAAAGCTCACAAACTCTGATGGCAAACTTTGCCCGTTTGATTGTTTCAATCAATTCATAAACATAACGATCAGATTTCATTAATAAATGTTGGGCAATCTTTTTAGCATGCTTAGCACTTATTTTAGGCAGATCGCTAATTTGTTCGACTAGACTATTAAACTCATTCAGATCTCAATCTGACGACATATTATTTAAGCTAAACTAATTAAAATCCTGGAAAAGGCATTGGTGGGGTAATTGAAGATGTTAAACCATCTTTTTGTTTTTCAACATCAGCTACTGCTTCATTGATTGCTTCTGCCACCATTTCTTGTAAAGTAGTTGGATCTTCTGGATCAATTAGATCTTTATTGATTTCAATCTTAACAATCTTTAAATTACCTTTGATTGTTGTGCTGATTAGTTTTTTGTAATCGTAATTAAATTCTTTTTCTTCAAATTCTGCAAGCTTCTTTTCCATTTCGCGTTGCATTTTTTTCATTTGGTTAGCTAAATTTTGGAAGTTCATAATTAGTATTATTTAGTCTTTTTTAGTAATAAATCTTTAAGATTTTCAGCTTGTGTTTTTTGTTTCTTAATCTTTTTTAAGATCTTTACATCAAGCGAATCATACAGATTCTTATAATAATTTATTTTATCTAAATCTTTTTTATCTGT
The Mycoplasma sp. E35C DNA segment above includes these coding regions:
- the recR gene encoding recombination mediator RecR produces the protein MSSDWDLNEFNSLVEQISDLPKISAKHAKKIAQHLLMKSDRYVYELIETIKRAKFAIRVCELCQGWSKGSVCNLCLDESRNSDELCIVSFYDDLHVIEEAKVYNGKYFILNNEISRKNKKIIDEINFDLLIHRINKEKIKKIIIATNFTQDGQTTANYIQLLLADHDVEIYRLGMGLPYNSSIDYADAFSLKGAFDNKTIIKSKK
- a CDS encoding YbaB/EbfC family nucleoid-associated protein — encoded protein: MNFQNLANQMKKMQREMEKKLAEFEEKEFNYDYKKLISTTIKGNLKIVKIEINKDLIDPEDPTTLQEMVAEAINEAVADVEKQKDGLTSSITPPMPFPGF